A stretch of the Argentina anserina chromosome 6, drPotAnse1.1, whole genome shotgun sequence genome encodes the following:
- the LOC126801192 gene encoding uncharacterized protein LOC126801192 isoform X1 codes for MLKVWAEKEKRNLDRSVKNGINCQTAVVIKDHALVMEFIGIFYLLHEQVLFRCRMCYLSQLSTTPPLSWNAGWPAPRLKDAALSLEATKRM; via the exons ATGTTGAAGGTATGGgctgagaaagaaaagaggaaTCTGGACCG GTCGGTGAAAAATGGAATCAATTGCCAAACTGCAGTTGTTATAAAAGATCATGCCCTGGTCATGGAATTCATAGGCATATTCTACTTACTTCATGAGCAAGTATTGTTTCGGTGCCGCATGTGCTACTTGAGTCAATTGTCAACCACTCCACCTTTGTCTT GGAACGCAGGTTGGCCAGCACCTCGTCTCAAAGATGCTGCACTGTCTTTAGAAGCTACGAAAAGGATGTAG
- the LOC126801192 gene encoding uncharacterized protein LOC126801192 isoform X2, producing the protein MLKVWAEKEKRNLDRSVKNGINCQTAVVIKDHALVMEFIGIFYLLHEQVLFRCRMCYLSQLSTTPPLSCWPAPRLKDAALSLEATKRM; encoded by the exons ATGTTGAAGGTATGGgctgagaaagaaaagaggaaTCTGGACCG GTCGGTGAAAAATGGAATCAATTGCCAAACTGCAGTTGTTATAAAAGATCATGCCCTGGTCATGGAATTCATAGGCATATTCTACTTACTTCATGAGCAAGTATTGTTTCGGTGCCGCATGTGCTACTTGAGTCAATTGTCAACCACTCCACCTTTGTCTT GTTGGCCAGCACCTCGTCTCAAAGATGCTGCACTGTCTTTAGAAGCTACGAAAAGGATGTAG
- the LOC126797071 gene encoding two-component response regulator ARR12-like, which translates to MDAKEQLRGSTGDQNGDLDRFPDGMRVLAVDDDLTYLKILEATLRKCNYEVTTANDAYQALQILRENRNNFDLVISDVHMPDMDGFQLLKQLGDEMDLPVIMVSCNGDNEFIKKGISHGACCYLVKPVNIEVFKTIWQHAFRRKSLSSKDQRKSSDHNLRKGIEEGEDDEDWDEKPSTPKKRRVVWTEELKKKFNDVYYYLGPEKAVPKKILELMNVEGLSRGNVASHLQKFREHMKKGSINQDRQRASMVVDRGRNSSYMPRTDLIDKSGGRLLNAAPLPSYMPSQMVSRSNTRSSVMQRIAPSHLLRPGQSQTLCSHYSETANLQPSVVTNQSRNCFPVSHTPVGLFQLQQKDTTVDIGQSTLNNNGYTTTFPYNSMLGSSMGDQSALGVNSLNPELFDNALCRSSTSRYSDSCQGGMQGCGQLYQLPSPALLRSEDSDFGLLPANKLGTSSNTPQVRNTPDDFSSIGALSIPNIWREDDKQDYNNWNLPSIVSGNHVVDSGLVGLNQNDAACGRINLSMFDQFSWENTTIGHNVGVENSTMQIKVDPNDGLVQNNVESPDNQVCSDMINQTEMENELDFLDREFGLHA; encoded by the exons TAACTACCGCCAATGATGCATACCAGGCACTCCAAATTCTGAGGGAAAACCGAAATAATTTTGACCTGGTAATCAGTGATGTACATATGCCAGACATGGATGGCTTTCAGCTACTCAAGCAATTAGGAGATGAAATGGACCTACCTGTAATCA TGGTGTCATGCAATGGTGATAATGAGTTTATTAAGAAGGGAATCTCGCATGGTGCTTGTTGCTATTTGGTGAAACCTGTTAATATTGAAGTGTTCAAGACTATATGGCAACACGCCTTTCGGAGGAAGAGTTTGAGCTCGAAAGACCAACGCAAGTCTTCTGATCATAATTTACGTAAGGGAATagaagaag gcgaagatgatgaagattgGGATGAGAAACCATCAACGCCAAAGAAGCGTCGGGTAGTTTGGACTGAAGAGCTGAAGAAAAAGTTTAATGACGTCTATTATTATCTGGGACCAGAAA AGGCTGTACCTAAGAAAATCCTTGAGTTGATGAATGTTGAAGGTCTCTCGAGGGGTAATGTAGCCAGTCATTTACAG AAATTTAGGGAACACATGAAAAAGGGCAGCATTAATCAGGACAGGCAGAGAGCTAGCATGGTCGTTGATCGGGGGAGAAATTCTTCTTACATGCCACGCACAGATTTAATCGATAAATCTGGAGGGAGACTCTTAAATGCTGCTCCTTTACCCTCATACATGCCTTCTCAGATGGTATCTAGATCAAACACTCGCTCTAGTGTTATGCAAAGAATAGCTCCTTCGCATCTATTGCGACCTGGTCAATCCCAAACGTTGTGCAGCCATTATTCAGAGACAGCAAACCTCCAGCCAAGTGTGGTTACAAACCAAAGCCGGAACTGTTTTCCAGTATCACACACACCAGTAGGGCTCTTTCAATTGCAGCAGAAAGATACTACAGTTGACATTGGGCAGTCGACCCTCAATAATAATGGTTACACAACCACCTTCCCCTATAATAGCATGCTTGGTAGCTCCATGGGTGATCAATCTGCTCTCGGAGTGAACTCATTGAATCCAGAATTGTTTGACAATGCCCTTTGTAGATCGTCTACCAGTAGATACTCTGACAGTTGTCAGGGTGGTATGCAGGGTTGTGGTCAGTTGTACCAACTTCCATCACCTGCGTTGCTCAGGAGTGAGGATTCCGATTTTGGGCTATTGCCTGCTAACAAGTTGGGAACTTCTTCAAATACACCTCAGGTTAGGAACACTCCAGATGATTTCTCTTCTATCGGTGCACTTTCAATACCTAATATATGGCGGGAAGATGATAAGCAAGATTACAACAACTGGAACCTTCCTTCCATCGTTTCTGGCAATCATGTTGTAGATTCCGGCTTAGTGGGCTTGAACCAAAATGATGCAGCTTGCGGCAGGATCAATTTGTCTATGTTTGACCAGTTCAGTTGGGAAAATACAACTATCGGACATAATGTTGGAGTTGAGAATTCGACCATGCAGATTAAGGTTGATCCCAATGATGGCTTGGTTCAGaataatgttgaatcaccggaTAACCAGGTATGTTCTGATATGATAAATCAGACTGAAATGGAGAATGAGCTTGATTTTCTAGACAGAGAGTTTGGACTTCATGCTTAG